The following proteins are co-located in the Castanea sativa cultivar Marrone di Chiusa Pesio chromosome 8, ASM4071231v1 genome:
- the LOC142605510 gene encoding uncharacterized protein LOC142605510: MKNVENYLYRRGISISLFDLTLFSFQYNTFKHASYAKVAEAITEKFMTKCTPNHVEHRFKTLKTNWNTIALLRNKKSGFGWNDDLKIITCDRTVYDEEVVAHPNHAQFLNKKIEMFDEMALVVGKDMATGGFSKGVSDIGVEALDDSPPLVDANDDDISKKKQVDPSHVASNETRSHRKRSHATMIEDAVYQDLSIQLGKVASAIEKISENQLNFGSLYEEVMKMDGFEENMLAAAFDHLNGDEKQARSFMLKNDKLRRQWLQNFFDNYLSQF, encoded by the exons atgaaaaatgtggaaaactatctatATAGACGTGGGATATCAATTTCTCTTTTCGATCTaactcttttctcttttcaataCAACACATTTAAACATGCATCATATGCTAAAGTAGCTGAAGCAATTACTGAGAAATTTATGACTAAATGTACTCCAAATCATGTGGAACATCGCTTTAAAACACTCAAAACCAATTGGAATACAATTGCATTACTTCGTAATAAGAAAAGCGGGTTTGGATGGAATGATGATTTGAAAATCATCACCTGTGATAGGACAGTGTATGATGAAGAAGTCGTG GCACATCCAAATCATGCACAATTTCTAAACAAGAAAATTGAGATGTTTGATGAGATGGCTTTGGTTGTGGGTAAGGATATGGCTACAGGAGGTTTTTCCAAGGGAGTTAGTGATATAGGTGTAGAAGCATTGGATGACTCACCTCCGCTTGTtgatgctaatgatgatgacaTATCCAAAAAGAAGCAAGTTGATCCCTCACATGTCGCTTCAAATGAAACAAGGTCTCACAGGAAACGAAGTCATGCTACTATGATTGAAGATGCTGTTTACCAAGATTTGTCTATACAACTTGGTAAGGTTGCCTCTGCAATAGAAAAGATTTCTGAAAATCAGCTAAATTTTGGTAGTCTTTATGAAGAAGTTATGAAGATGGATGGGTTTGAAGAAAATATGCTTGCGGCTGCATTTGACCATTTGAATGGGGATGAAAAACAAGCAAGGTCATTTATGTTGAAAAATGACAAGCTTCGTAGACAATGGCTACAGAACTTCTTTGACAACTATTTAAGCCAATTTTGA